The following coding sequences lie in one Aquabacterium olei genomic window:
- a CDS encoding DODA-type extradiol aromatic ring-opening family dioxygenase yields MNSPAPVLFVSHGAPTFALEPGQLGQALTSLGQRPHAARAVLVVSPHWQTRELAVTLSRQPETVHDFGGFPPAMYRLQYPVPDPLPFAGKAVQTLARAGLRVVGDEHRGLDHGAWVPLMHLLPAGADGMAPLPVFQVSLPVHYGPAEAWQLGRALSTLRDEGVLIVGSGSMTHNLREVQWGDAPPAPYVAEFTRWVEDAVARGDDDAVIAYRQRAPHATRAHPTEEHFLPLLVALGARRHGDAFISLAADTTHGVLSMATFGWGWPQV; encoded by the coding sequence ATGAACTCCCCTGCCCCTGTCCTCTTCGTGTCCCACGGTGCGCCGACCTTCGCACTCGAACCCGGCCAGCTGGGCCAGGCGCTCACGTCACTGGGCCAGCGGCCGCACGCCGCCCGAGCCGTGCTGGTCGTGTCGCCGCACTGGCAGACCCGCGAGCTGGCCGTGACCCTGTCGCGCCAGCCCGAGACGGTGCACGATTTCGGCGGCTTCCCGCCAGCGATGTACCGTCTGCAATACCCCGTGCCCGATCCCCTGCCCTTTGCCGGCAAGGCCGTGCAGACGCTGGCCCGCGCGGGGCTGCGCGTGGTGGGCGACGAGCACCGTGGCCTGGACCATGGCGCCTGGGTGCCGCTGATGCACCTGCTGCCCGCCGGGGCCGATGGCATGGCGCCGTTGCCAGTCTTCCAGGTTTCGCTGCCGGTGCACTACGGGCCGGCGGAGGCCTGGCAGCTCGGGCGCGCGCTGTCGACGCTGCGAGATGAAGGCGTGCTCATCGTCGGCTCGGGCAGCATGACGCACAACCTGCGCGAGGTGCAGTGGGGCGATGCACCACCCGCACCCTATGTGGCCGAGTTCACCCGCTGGGTGGAAGACGCCGTGGCGCGGGGCGACGACGATGCCGTGATCGCCTACCGGCAGCGCGCGCCGCATGCCACGCGGGCGCATCCCACAGAAGAACACTTCCTGCCCCTGCTGGTGGCGCTCGGCGCCCGCCGCCACGGCGATGCCTTCATCAGCCTGGCAGCCGACACCACGCACGGCGTGCTGTCGATGGCCACCTTTGGCTGGGGTTGGCCTCAAGTCTGA
- a CDS encoding ABC transporter substrate-binding protein produces the protein MAASFDRPRRRALRWLGGALAAPACLQAAMAAASPVRVGMTAELRMTSSTSDDAVRLGLELAIEDLNAAGGVLGRPLLLEVRDDRSVPSRGVENLRELAALPDLVGVFGSRFSPVLTEMGQVAPALQCPVFSPWAAGNTVLDPTRQPDWSFRVSLNDTWAMETLLDAAAADGCQRVGLMLPNSGWGRSCHKVVEEYTARHRAIRVLPARWYNWGGETSLIDHVLNLRQAGAQALVLVANEPEGVLLMREMLSLPPPSRLPILSHWGIAGGDFPRLVGPALGELDLRVVQTAALQMARTPRGRRLQQRAAERMGVADPQRVPSLVGLGHAYDAMLILHRAVARAGTTRREAVRDALEHLDPVEGVVRRYAPAFTRERHEALHASDVFLARWDAEGRLQRAPRHPT, from the coding sequence ATGGCTGCCTCCTTCGATCGCCCCCGCCGCCGCGCTCTGCGCTGGCTCGGTGGCGCCCTCGCTGCACCCGCCTGCCTGCAGGCCGCGATGGCCGCGGCTTCGCCCGTGCGCGTGGGGATGACGGCCGAACTCCGCATGACGTCCAGCACCAGCGACGATGCGGTCCGCCTGGGGCTGGAGCTGGCCATCGAAGACCTCAACGCCGCGGGGGGTGTGCTGGGCCGGCCATTGCTGCTCGAAGTCCGCGACGACCGCAGTGTGCCGAGCCGGGGTGTCGAGAACCTGCGCGAACTGGCGGCCCTGCCCGATCTGGTTGGCGTGTTCGGCAGCCGCTTCAGCCCGGTGCTGACGGAGATGGGCCAGGTGGCACCCGCACTGCAGTGCCCCGTCTTCAGCCCCTGGGCGGCCGGCAACACCGTGCTCGATCCGACGCGCCAGCCCGACTGGTCGTTCAGGGTCTCGCTCAATGACACCTGGGCCATGGAGACCCTGCTGGACGCGGCGGCGGCCGACGGGTGCCAGCGCGTGGGGCTGATGTTGCCGAATTCCGGGTGGGGGCGCAGCTGTCACAAGGTGGTCGAGGAATACACCGCACGGCATCGGGCGATCCGCGTGCTGCCGGCCCGCTGGTACAACTGGGGCGGCGAGACGTCTCTGATCGACCACGTGCTGAACCTGAGGCAGGCCGGCGCACAGGCCCTCGTCCTCGTCGCCAACGAGCCCGAGGGGGTGCTGCTCATGCGTGAAATGCTGAGCCTGCCACCACCCAGCCGTCTGCCCATCCTGAGCCACTGGGGCATTGCCGGGGGCGACTTCCCGCGTCTGGTGGGCCCGGCACTCGGTGAGCTGGACCTGCGCGTGGTGCAGACCGCCGCCCTGCAGATGGCCCGCACCCCGCGGGGCAGGCGCCTGCAGCAACGGGCCGCCGAGCGCATGGGCGTGGCCGACCCGCAGCGCGTGCCTTCGCTGGTGGGGCTGGGCCATGCGTACGACGCGATGCTGATCCTGCACCGTGCCGTGGCCCGCGCCGGCACGACGCGGCGTGAGGCGGTACGCGACGCACTGGAGCACCTCGACCCGGTGGAGGGCGTGGTGCGCCGCTATGCGCCAGCCTTCACGCGCGAGCGCCACGAGGCACTCCACGCCTCGGACGTCTTCCTGGCCCGCTGGGATGCCGAGGGCCGACTGCAGCGCGCCCCGCGCCATCCGACCTGA